One genomic segment of candidate division KSB1 bacterium includes these proteins:
- a CDS encoding site-2 protease family protein, producing MKWSLNIGSFRGIPVRIHTTFLLILAWVAFSYLRQGHSLSVAAAGVGFVVAIFLCVVLHEFGHALVAQKYGIRTRDITLLPIGGVARIERMPDDPRQELWLAAAGPSVNIAIAAVLFIILNATTALVPMSKLTVTTGPFVQRLLLVNLFLAGFNLLPAFPMDGGRVVRALLAMRMDYARATHVAASLGQGMALLFGFLGAFFNPFLIFIALFVWIGAAQESSVTSLRTLFNDVPVSSAMLTDFRTLHPDDTLQRAVDLILAGYQQDFPVVVDGSVVGILSRTDLMSALAEHGQDYPVAQAMSKEFEVVESSDMLQNAMAKLQGCKCHIMPVLKAGTLRGLLAPENIAEFMMIHAALEKAVSRAR from the coding sequence ATGAAATGGTCGTTGAACATCGGCTCTTTTCGTGGCATTCCCGTGCGGATTCACACCACGTTTCTTCTCATCTTAGCATGGGTGGCGTTCAGCTACTTGCGCCAGGGTCACAGTTTGAGTGTTGCCGCCGCCGGCGTGGGGTTTGTGGTGGCCATTTTCCTCTGCGTGGTGCTGCACGAGTTCGGTCATGCGCTGGTGGCGCAGAAGTATGGCATTCGCACGCGTGATATCACCCTGCTGCCCATCGGGGGCGTGGCGCGCATCGAGCGCATGCCCGATGACCCGCGGCAGGAGCTGTGGCTGGCCGCGGCCGGGCCGTCGGTGAACATAGCAATCGCCGCCGTGCTGTTCATCATCCTCAACGCCACCACGGCCTTGGTCCCCATGAGCAAGCTGACGGTGACCACCGGCCCCTTTGTGCAACGGCTGCTGCTGGTCAACCTCTTCCTGGCCGGCTTCAATCTGTTGCCGGCGTTCCCCATGGACGGAGGACGGGTGGTTCGCGCGCTCCTGGCCATGCGCATGGACTATGCCCGTGCCACCCATGTGGCCGCCTCCTTGGGGCAGGGGATGGCGCTGCTGTTCGGCTTTTTGGGAGCCTTCTTCAACCCGTTCCTGATTTTCATTGCCTTGTTCGTCTGGATAGGGGCTGCACAGGAATCCAGCGTCACCAGTCTGCGCACCCTGTTCAACGATGTGCCTGTGAGCAGCGCCATGCTCACCGACTTCCGCACCCTGCACCCGGACGACACCCTGCAACGCGCCGTAGACCTCATTCTGGCCGGCTACCAGCAGGACTTCCCGGTGGTGGTTGACGGCTCGGTGGTCGGGATTCTCTCGCGCACCGACCTGATGAGCGCCCTTGCCGAGCACGGACAAGACTATCCAGTGGCGCAAGCAATGAGCAAGGAATTCGAGGTGGTGGAGAGTTCGGACATGCTGCAGAACGCCATGGCCAAACTGCAGGGGTGCAAGTGCCACATTATGCCTGTGCTCAAAGCTGGCACGCTGCGCGGGCTCCTCGCACCGGAGAACATCGCGGAGTTCATGATGATTCATGCGGCGCTGGAGAAAGCAGTGAGCCGTGCCCGATAA
- a CDS encoding histidinol-phosphate aminotransferase family protein: MGKKRESPQTRDILLDKNENKYGPSPKCMKVLRSLHKSCLSDYTRDDNRGLRHLLAERFDVAVEQVLLGYGAEDILKQIFELALGPSQTVLLPSHGWYYYDQLCDVRKLEKHTYLMYRHGRQFLYDYESLLEQFVTLRPRLTVVCSPNNPTGSTFAPGHFESVLLSSHPEQVLLYDQAYAGFASGEQPPISRWLQIYGNLIVLGTFSKYYALAGARIGFALVSKGLPEKLGLTERLLGFSQVLEQLAIAALDSDKYYRSVAKKTRRDRTKLIEKINSLPGFVAFDSEANFFLAEYPPHARELLTEELAKRHLKIKFITDAPAFRNMVRISIGKQEHTALLVGALDAVARRMALRRHVLRTINAMVLRRAIVAVSKAPRVPVSLLNRYVIRGVPVTLVTAAVRKVLGQECSPGQRLPS, translated from the coding sequence GTGGGCAAAAAGCGTGAGTCGCCGCAAACCCGAGACATCCTGCTTGACAAGAACGAGAACAAGTACGGCCCCTCACCCAAGTGCATGAAGGTGCTGCGCAGTCTGCACAAGAGCTGCCTTTCGGACTATACCAGGGACGATAATCGCGGCCTGCGGCACCTGCTGGCAGAGCGATTCGACGTCGCCGTCGAGCAGGTACTGCTGGGCTACGGCGCCGAGGACATCTTGAAGCAAATCTTCGAGCTGGCGCTCGGGCCTAGCCAGACCGTGCTGTTGCCCAGCCACGGCTGGTACTATTACGACCAGCTTTGCGACGTCCGGAAGTTGGAGAAGCACACCTACCTCATGTACCGACATGGGCGGCAATTCCTCTACGACTACGAGTCGCTGTTGGAGCAGTTCGTGACCCTGCGCCCCCGTCTGACCGTGGTCTGTTCACCCAACAACCCAACCGGGTCAACGTTCGCCCCCGGCCACTTCGAGTCCGTGCTGCTGAGTTCCCATCCCGAGCAGGTTCTGCTCTACGATCAGGCGTACGCAGGGTTTGCCTCTGGCGAGCAGCCGCCCATCAGCAGGTGGCTGCAGATCTACGGCAACCTGATAGTGCTCGGCACCTTCTCCAAGTACTACGCGCTGGCCGGGGCGCGCATCGGCTTTGCCTTGGTCAGCAAAGGGCTTCCCGAGAAATTGGGCCTCACGGAGCGCTTGCTTGGCTTCAGCCAGGTGCTCGAGCAGTTAGCGATCGCCGCCCTCGACTCCGACAAGTACTACCGCTCAGTGGCCAAAAAAACGCGTCGCGACCGCACGAAACTGATCGAGAAGATCAACTCGCTTCCTGGATTCGTCGCCTTCGACTCCGAAGCAAACTTCTTCCTGGCTGAGTACCCACCTCATGCCAGAGAGCTCCTCACCGAGGAGCTGGCCAAGAGGCACCTCAAGATCAAGTTCATCACCGATGCACCTGCGTTTCGCAACATGGTGCGCATTTCGATTGGCAAACAGGAGCATACGGCTCTCCTGGTGGGCGCCCTGGACGCGGTGGCCAGGCGGATGGCGTTGCGTCGCCATGTGCTGCGCACCATCAACGCCATGGTGCTACGCCGGGCCATCGTTGCGGTGAGCAAGGCACCGCGTGTGCCCGTTTCCCTGCTCAACCGCTACGTGATCCGTGGGGTACCCGTCACCCTGGTAACTGCTGCGGTGCGCAAAGTGCTCGGCCAGGAATGCTCTCCAGGCCAAAGGCTTCCGTCTTAG
- a CDS encoding CDP-alcohol phosphatidyltransferase family protein — MRIRELFFRSLKPVETEEPLDLFVNRPLAFVLALLLRPLPISPNMVTLVAMLAGVASGHHFAQGTRSSALLGALFLMVANVLDCTDGQVARLRATSSRLGKTLDGLADMVVYVAIFAGVTTAMVRQSGAVTWWWTYAALAGLSVIVHITFFDYFKNELIFYAIPSYHEKLEPIAKLRAQRAALGCGWTARIHRVLLTLYIGLYQFERALTNLAQPKGYGGYLEWYQAESGVTSAVKERFRADYRRHQQLLVRCWTLIGSTGHLTVFLLAGLCNRLDLVFWVICGPFNLWTVLIALLQRLTLARQLRLAMEPDQTHPSA; from the coding sequence ATGAGGATTCGTGAGCTTTTCTTCCGCTCCCTCAAGCCAGTGGAGACCGAAGAGCCGCTTGACCTGTTCGTGAACCGCCCGCTGGCTTTCGTGCTTGCGCTCCTTCTGCGTCCTCTCCCGATTAGCCCCAACATGGTGACGCTGGTGGCCATGCTCGCGGGTGTGGCCTCCGGGCACCATTTTGCCCAAGGGACCCGCAGCAGCGCTCTCTTGGGCGCCCTCTTCCTGATGGTTGCCAACGTACTGGATTGCACGGACGGGCAGGTGGCGCGCCTGCGCGCTACGAGCTCCCGGCTGGGCAAGACCTTGGACGGGCTGGCCGACATGGTCGTTTACGTGGCGATCTTCGCGGGGGTAACGACCGCGATGGTGCGACAATCCGGCGCCGTGACGTGGTGGTGGACGTACGCCGCCCTGGCCGGGCTGAGTGTGATAGTCCACATCACTTTCTTTGACTATTTCAAGAACGAGCTCATCTTCTACGCCATTCCTTCCTACCACGAGAAACTCGAGCCAATCGCCAAGTTGCGCGCGCAGCGGGCTGCGTTGGGCTGTGGCTGGACGGCAAGAATCCACCGAGTTCTCCTCACCCTCTACATCGGCTTGTACCAGTTCGAGCGCGCGCTCACCAATTTGGCGCAGCCGAAGGGCTACGGTGGCTACCTGGAGTGGTATCAGGCAGAAAGCGGCGTGACGAGTGCGGTCAAGGAGCGATTCCGGGCCGACTATCGCCGGCACCAACAACTGCTCGTGCGCTGTTGGACGCTCATCGGCTCCACAGGCCACCTCACCGTGTTCCTGCTGGCCGGTCTGTGCAACCGCCTGGATCTCGTCTTCTGGGTCATCTGCGGGCCGTTCAACCTGTGGACGGTGCTGATCGCCCTGCTGCAACGCCTCACTTTGGCGCGCCAGCTCCGCCTGGCCATGGAGCCGGACCAGACACACCCTTCAGCCTGA
- a CDS encoding flippase-like domain-containing protein — MGLPRYLRRLFLSLALSIAAIVLIFVFTGSRKTIVALTQIRPSYIGLLLMLGLAGIALDGARIMFLVRAADGKIGFWQGCKLGVLGVFGNVVTPFSTGGHVAIVYLLRQQRLPSGRGASVVLTRLLATGFFVLSGALLSLLSFGHLVTEEPAIRRVMLATAIVFLGLSALAVAALLNPRVSAGLGGVSGKVLSRIGVLRRQRRFQQRVNRHVLHARNSFRRFFSAHAVLLGWVLLCSAFVYVTQVLLLWAVLRALSLPTSLLQGLALSALLIFLLSFLPTPGGSGLGEALFVLVYSAAVPTHLLGVAVVLWRLFYQYLPAAMGAGVAASHSDALLSREGNVRSG; from the coding sequence ATGGGTCTCCCCCGTTACCTGCGCAGGTTATTCCTTTCGCTGGCGTTGAGCATAGCCGCGATTGTCCTCATCTTCGTGTTCACCGGCAGCCGTAAGACGATTGTGGCACTGACACAGATCAGGCCGTCGTACATCGGCTTGCTGCTCATGCTCGGCCTGGCCGGGATTGCCTTGGATGGCGCGAGGATTATGTTCCTGGTCCGAGCGGCGGATGGGAAAATTGGCTTCTGGCAGGGTTGCAAGTTGGGGGTTCTTGGCGTCTTTGGCAACGTGGTCACACCGTTCAGCACCGGGGGCCATGTGGCCATCGTCTACCTCCTCCGGCAGCAGCGCCTTCCTTCAGGCAGGGGAGCATCCGTGGTACTCACCAGGCTCCTCGCAACTGGCTTCTTTGTTCTCTCGGGCGCCCTCCTCTCGCTCCTGTCATTCGGGCACCTCGTCACAGAGGAGCCAGCAATCCGTCGCGTCATGCTGGCCACAGCCATAGTCTTCCTGGGGCTGTCGGCGCTGGCGGTGGCCGCGCTTCTCAATCCACGCGTCTCGGCGGGGCTTGGTGGGGTCTCTGGCAAGGTGTTGAGCAGGATCGGCGTGCTGCGGCGGCAAAGGCGTTTCCAGCAGAGGGTCAACCGGCATGTGCTTCATGCTCGCAACAGTTTCCGGCGGTTCTTCAGTGCGCACGCCGTGCTATTGGGCTGGGTCCTTCTTTGCAGTGCTTTTGTTTACGTCACCCAAGTGCTCCTCCTTTGGGCCGTGCTGCGCGCGCTCTCTCTGCCAACGAGCCTTCTGCAAGGGTTAGCGCTCAGTGCTTTGCTCATCTTCCTGCTGTCGTTCCTCCCCACGCCGGGCGGCTCGGGGCTCGGGGAGGCCCTCTTCGTGCTTGTCTACTCGGCGGCGGTTCCTACGCACCTTTTGGGTGTGGCGGTCGTGCTCTGGCGCCTCTTCTACCAATACCTCCCTGCCGCCATGGGGGCAGGGGTGGCCGCCAGCCATTCGGACGCATTGTTGTCCCGAGAGGGCAATGTTCGATCAGGCTGA
- a CDS encoding phosphocholine cytidylyltransferase family protein, translated as MQAVILAAGEARRLRPLTDNKPKCLLEVADGTTVLDATVRNLLWAGADELVLVTGFCAQQIRAHMAKHYPGLQVRWVHNERFATTNNAYSLWLAREAVRGPFLLLDADILFDRRILAMLLGLRHHDALAVRTAGHWSEEDMKVVLDPQGLVQTISKKVRVESASGESIGIEKFSAQFARALFAELGRRMDGGRGAQEFYEASFQAVIEASMRLYGLDISPLACVEIDTLEDYRHAREVAAGLCSVE; from the coding sequence ATGCAGGCAGTGATTTTGGCCGCAGGCGAGGCACGACGCCTCAGGCCTTTGACGGACAACAAACCCAAATGCCTCCTCGAGGTGGCCGATGGGACTACTGTACTCGACGCCACCGTCAGGAACTTGCTCTGGGCAGGCGCGGACGAGTTAGTGCTGGTGACAGGCTTCTGTGCCCAACAGATCCGCGCCCACATGGCAAAGCACTACCCAGGCCTGCAGGTGCGCTGGGTGCACAACGAAAGGTTTGCCACCACCAACAACGCCTATTCGCTGTGGCTGGCCCGCGAGGCTGTGCGCGGGCCATTTCTCCTTCTGGACGCAGATATTCTCTTTGACCGACGCATTCTCGCCATGCTACTGGGCCTCAGGCACCATGACGCCCTGGCCGTTCGCACCGCCGGCCACTGGTCAGAAGAGGATATGAAGGTGGTTCTCGACCCCCAAGGGCTCGTCCAGACCATCAGCAAGAAGGTGAGAGTGGAGAGCGCATCAGGAGAGTCTATTGGCATCGAGAAGTTCAGTGCACAGTTTGCCCGCGCTCTGTTTGCCGAACTTGGACGGCGGATGGATGGGGGAAGAGGCGCGCAGGAGTTCTACGAGGCCTCTTTCCAGGCAGTCATCGAGGCGAGCATGCGCCTCTATGGGCTGGACATCTCGCCACTGGCGTGCGTGGAGATCGACACGCTCGAAGATTATCGCCACGCCCGGGAGGTCGCCGCAGGCCTGTGCAGCGTGGAGTGA
- a CDS encoding SagB/ThcOx family dehydrogenase, producing the protein MRLWSIFLVAGIVSVVPLAFGGGKTAKQEAARMGEGQAVISLPAPRFDSDCSVEKALRQRRSVRSYRPEPLTINELGQLLWAAYGITKEMPLPAFLRGGLRTAPSAGALYPLEIYVVVGEVARLAPGIYRYESEGHALRKVSSGDSRNELAHAAWEQSFIAKAPAVLVYSAVFARTTGKYGERGRARYVCMDLGHSAQNVYLQAEALGLGTCAVGAFDDEAVRKVMGLKSDEEPLYIMPVGKK; encoded by the coding sequence ATGAGACTCTGGTCGATTTTCCTGGTGGCTGGGATCGTTTCCGTTGTCCCCTTGGCTTTCGGAGGGGGAAAGACGGCAAAGCAGGAGGCAGCTCGCATGGGTGAAGGGCAGGCGGTCATTTCGTTGCCGGCGCCGCGCTTTGACAGCGATTGTTCTGTGGAAAAGGCGCTCCGCCAGCGGCGCTCCGTGCGGAGCTACCGGCCGGAGCCGCTCACCATCAATGAGCTCGGTCAATTGCTCTGGGCTGCGTACGGAATCACCAAAGAAATGCCCCTACCGGCATTCCTGCGTGGGGGGCTACGCACCGCTCCTTCGGCAGGTGCCTTGTATCCGCTCGAGATCTATGTCGTCGTGGGAGAGGTGGCGCGCCTGGCCCCGGGCATCTACCGCTATGAGTCCGAGGGACATGCCCTGAGAAAGGTCTCCTCTGGTGATTCTCGCAACGAGCTGGCACACGCCGCCTGGGAGCAGTCGTTCATCGCCAAGGCGCCGGCGGTGCTGGTCTACTCGGCAGTCTTTGCGCGCACCACCGGCAAGTACGGCGAGCGCGGCCGGGCCCGCTATGTGTGCATGGACCTCGGCCACTCGGCGCAGAACGTCTATCTGCAGGCGGAGGCACTGGGCTTAGGCACCTGTGCAGTGGGCGCATTCGACGACGAAGCCGTAAGGAAAGTCATGGGCCTGAAATCGGACGAGGAGCCGCTGTACATCATGCCGGTGGGGAAGAAGTAG
- a CDS encoding S9 family peptidase produces the protein MLCTFGVAQEETHPFSVHDMLAMERISEPQVSPDGKWVAFTVRTTDLEANRGRTDIWMVGVDGSGLRRLTTHPASDYNPRWSSCGKYIWFISTRSGSAQVWVIPVSGGEATQRTHLPLDVANLVVSPYGKYLAFTMEVFPDCQSVECTKSRLDSIAARKASGRVYERLLVRHWDTWKDGRRSHLFVMSIKDGEVRELMPGMDADTPSRPFGGPEEIAFAPDNGGLVFTAKNVGREEAWSTNFDLFYVPIDGSEPPRNLTADNRAWDTTPVFSPDGKTLAYLAMSRPGYEADRFRIMLRPWPEGSAKALTESWDRSPNSLCWSKDGKYLYATAANLGQSSLFAVDVSSGKVRTIVEQGTVSSPGVADEQIVYGLDHLRSPVELYVVNTDGSNPQPITALNAKKVAATRMGDYEQFTFKGWNDEKVYCYVVKPVDFDPNKRYPVAFLIHGGPQGSFGNHFHYRWNPQAYAGAGYAAVMVDFHGSTGYGQVFCDAIRGDWGGKPLVDLQKGLAAALKRYPWMDGDRVAALGASFGGYMINWIAGNWPDRFRCLVCHDGNLDERMAYFDTEELWFPEWDHVGTPWDNPKGYEVHNPVNFVKNWKTPMLVIHGALDFRVTETQGLGTFNALQRRGIPSKLLYFPDENHWVLKPHNSILWHETVIEWLDQWCKE, from the coding sequence ATGCTGTGCACTTTCGGGGTTGCTCAGGAGGAAACCCACCCGTTTTCAGTCCACGACATGCTGGCTATGGAGCGCATTTCCGAGCCCCAAGTGTCGCCCGACGGCAAGTGGGTGGCCTTCACCGTGCGCACCACCGACCTGGAAGCCAACCGTGGTCGCACCGACATCTGGATGGTTGGAGTCGATGGCAGCGGCCTGCGTCGCCTCACCACACACCCGGCCTCGGACTACAACCCGCGATGGTCCTCCTGCGGCAAGTACATCTGGTTCATCTCCACGCGCTCTGGTTCGGCGCAGGTTTGGGTGATCCCCGTCTCCGGTGGCGAGGCAACGCAAAGGACGCACCTCCCCTTGGACGTCGCCAATTTGGTGGTATCGCCTTATGGCAAGTATCTGGCGTTCACCATGGAGGTCTTTCCGGACTGCCAGAGCGTCGAGTGCACGAAGAGCAGGCTGGATTCCATCGCGGCGCGAAAGGCCTCTGGCCGCGTCTATGAGCGTCTGCTCGTTCGCCACTGGGACACCTGGAAGGACGGGCGTCGTTCCCACTTGTTCGTCATGTCCATCAAAGATGGCGAGGTGCGCGAGCTGATGCCCGGCATGGACGCGGATACGCCGTCTCGTCCTTTCGGCGGGCCGGAGGAGATCGCCTTCGCTCCGGACAATGGCGGTCTGGTCTTCACCGCCAAGAACGTGGGACGCGAAGAGGCATGGTCGACGAACTTTGACCTGTTCTACGTGCCGATCGATGGCTCTGAACCGCCACGCAACCTGACTGCGGACAACCGCGCCTGGGATACCACGCCGGTCTTTTCGCCCGACGGCAAGACGCTTGCCTACTTGGCTATGTCGCGGCCCGGCTACGAGGCCGATCGCTTTCGCATCATGCTGCGCCCCTGGCCGGAGGGAAGCGCGAAAGCGTTGACCGAGAGCTGGGACCGTTCGCCGAACTCGCTCTGCTGGTCGAAGGACGGTAAGTACCTCTATGCCACTGCCGCCAATCTGGGTCAGAGCTCGCTCTTTGCGGTGGATGTCTCCTCCGGCAAAGTGCGTACCATTGTCGAGCAGGGCACGGTCAGCTCGCCGGGTGTGGCAGATGAGCAGATCGTCTACGGGCTGGACCACCTGCGGTCGCCCGTTGAACTCTACGTGGTCAATACGGACGGCAGCAACCCGCAGCCTATCACGGCGCTCAATGCCAAGAAGGTGGCAGCGACGCGCATGGGCGACTATGAGCAGTTCACTTTCAAGGGGTGGAACGACGAGAAGGTGTACTGCTACGTAGTGAAGCCGGTGGATTTTGACCCCAACAAGCGCTACCCGGTGGCCTTCCTCATTCATGGGGGGCCGCAGGGGTCTTTTGGCAACCACTTCCACTACCGCTGGAACCCGCAGGCCTACGCCGGCGCGGGCTATGCGGCAGTGATGGTCGACTTCCATGGATCCACCGGCTACGGGCAGGTCTTCTGCGACGCCATTCGCGGCGACTGGGGTGGCAAGCCGCTGGTTGACCTGCAAAAAGGCTTGGCCGCAGCCCTCAAACGCTACCCCTGGATGGATGGCGACCGTGTGGCGGCGCTTGGCGCCTCCTTCGGCGGCTATATGATCAACTGGATTGCCGGCAACTGGCCGGACCGGTTCCGGTGCCTGGTTTGCCACGACGGCAATCTGGACGAGCGCATGGCCTACTTCGATACCGAAGAGCTCTGGTTCCCGGAGTGGGACCATGTGGGCACACCCTGGGACAACCCGAAAGGCTACGAGGTGCACAACCCGGTGAATTTTGTTAAGAATTGGAAGACGCCGATGCTGGTCATCCACGGTGCCCTGGACTTTCGCGTGACGGAGACCCAGGGGCTGGGCACCTTCAATGCCCTGCAACGCCGTGGCATCCCCAGCAAGCTGCTCTACTTTCCCGATGAGAACCACTGGGTGCTCAAGCCCCACAACTCCATCCTCTGGCATGAAACGGTCATAGAGTGGTTGGACCAGTGGTGCAAGGAGTAG
- a CDS encoding aminotransferase class V-fold PLP-dependent enzyme has product MHMYCRREFFGVMAAPAAAAAVVALDPLGVRRALAALAGYAGSPQQAAADELLWFEVQQALAVDRTLINLNNGAVSPSPATVMEALKRHWDFGNQAPCYTMWQVLEPQREPVRRQLAAAFGCDPEEMALTRNASEGLQICQFGLDLKRGDEVLTTTQDYPRMLTTWRQRERCEGIVLRQISLPVPAEDPDQIVSLFAEHLTPRVKAILIYHVINLTGQILPVKKIVHMARAKGVPVIVDGAHAFAHLDFTHADLDCDYYATSLHKWLCAPHGTGFLYVRRAKIRSLWPLMAAPADMDDNIRKFEEIGTHPAAPYLAIAEALTLHQGIGPKRKEARLIYLRDRWAKRLAEHERVRLHTSPKPGVASGLGTFQVEGIDSGQLAQHLWDRHRILVAGIKHQEFEGIRVSPSIYTTLEEIDRFCDAVERVIKQGLPKS; this is encoded by the coding sequence ATGCACATGTACTGTCGCCGCGAGTTCTTTGGCGTAATGGCGGCTCCTGCAGCCGCAGCGGCCGTGGTCGCCCTGGACCCTCTCGGTGTGCGACGCGCGTTAGCCGCCCTTGCCGGTTATGCCGGCTCCCCGCAACAGGCAGCGGCAGACGAACTTCTCTGGTTCGAGGTGCAACAAGCCCTTGCGGTGGACCGCACACTGATCAACCTCAACAATGGGGCGGTCTCGCCTTCTCCGGCCACGGTAATGGAGGCGCTGAAAAGACACTGGGACTTTGGCAACCAGGCTCCCTGCTACACGATGTGGCAAGTCTTGGAGCCACAGCGCGAACCTGTACGACGGCAGCTTGCGGCGGCTTTTGGCTGCGACCCGGAGGAGATGGCCCTCACGCGCAACGCCTCGGAAGGGCTGCAGATCTGCCAGTTCGGGTTGGACCTCAAACGGGGGGACGAAGTGTTGACCACCACCCAGGACTACCCGCGCATGCTCACTACCTGGAGGCAGCGCGAGCGGTGCGAAGGGATCGTGTTGCGGCAGATTTCTCTCCCTGTGCCTGCGGAGGATCCGGACCAGATCGTTTCCTTGTTCGCAGAACACCTCACCCCTCGGGTGAAGGCGATTCTCATTTACCACGTCATCAACCTCACCGGCCAGATTCTCCCGGTCAAGAAGATCGTGCACATGGCGCGAGCCAAGGGGGTGCCGGTAATTGTGGATGGTGCGCACGCCTTTGCGCACCTGGACTTTACGCACGCCGATCTGGATTGCGATTACTACGCGACCAGTCTGCACAAGTGGCTCTGTGCGCCCCACGGCACCGGCTTTTTGTACGTGCGCCGCGCCAAGATTCGCAGCCTGTGGCCGTTGATGGCGGCTCCTGCGGATATGGACGACAATATCCGCAAGTTCGAAGAGATCGGCACCCACCCTGCAGCGCCCTACCTGGCGATTGCGGAGGCGTTGACTTTGCACCAGGGCATTGGGCCGAAGCGCAAGGAAGCGCGGCTCATCTACCTGCGCGACCGCTGGGCGAAGCGGCTGGCCGAACACGAGCGTGTGCGGCTGCACACGAGCCCCAAGCCGGGCGTCGCCAGTGGGCTCGGCACATTTCAGGTGGAGGGGATCGATTCTGGTCAACTGGCGCAACACCTGTGGGACAGGCACCGCATCCTCGTGGCGGGCATCAAACATCAGGAGTTCGAAGGGATTCGGGTGAGCCCGAGCATCTACACCACCTTGGAGGAAATCGACCGTTTTTGCGACGCCGTGGAACGAGTGATCAAGCAAGGGCTGCCCAAATCGTGA